The following are from one region of the Bos mutus isolate GX-2022 chromosome 18, NWIPB_WYAK_1.1, whole genome shotgun sequence genome:
- the TERF2 gene encoding telomeric repeat-binding factor 2 isoform X2: protein MAAGAGTAGSASGPGVVRDPAASQSRKRPGREGARRSDAMAGGGGSSDSSGRAAGRRASRSGGRARRGRHAPGLGGAAERGAGEVRLEEAVNRWVLKFYFHEALRAFRGSRYGDFRQIRDIMQALLVRPLGKEHTVSRLLRVMQCLSRIEEGENLDCSFDMEAELTPLESAINVLEMIKTEFTLTEAVIESSRKLVKEAAVIICIKNKEFEKASKILKKHMSKDPTTQKLRNDLLNIIREKNLAHPVIQNFSYETFQQKMLRFLESHLDDAEPYLLTMARKALKSESSASATVKEPQPQPAPEPVEKPLREPARQLQSTPTTIGIRTLKAAFKTLSSAQDSEAAFSKLDQKDMVFPNKVCPPSPALKNKRTRKDDNESSAPTEGEGGSELQPKTKRMTISRLVLEEDSQSTEPSSGLDSSQEVTPASPSKPTVLNQPLPGEKNPKVTKGKWNSSNGVEEKETWVEEDELFQVQAPDEESATNTTKKQKWTVEESEWVKAGVQKYGEGNWAAISKNYPFVNRTAVMIKDRWRTMKRLGMN from the exons ATGGCCGCGGGAGCCGGGACGGCGGGCTCTGCTTCCGGCCCGGGCGTCGTGCGTGACCCAGCGGCGTCACAGTCGAGGAAGCGTCCCGGCAGGGAGGGCGCGCGGCGATCAGACGCGATGGCGGGAGGAGGCGGGAGCAGCGACAGCAGCGGGAGGGCGGCAGGCAGGCGGGCGTCCCGTAGCGGCGGGCGGGCTCGGCGGGGGCGCCACGCGCCGGGGCTTGGGGGAGCCGCGGAGCGCGGCGCGGGGGAGGTGCGGCTGGAGGAGGCGGTCAACCGCTGGGTGCTCAAGTTCTACTTCCACGAGGCGCTGCGGGCCTTTCGGGGTAGCCGGTACGGGGACTTCAGGCAGATCCGGGACATCATGCAGG CTTTGCTTGTCAGGCCCTTGGGGAAGGAGCATACCGTGTCTCGGCTGCTGCGGGTTATGCAGTGTCTGTCGCGCATTGAAGAAGGGGAAAATTTAG ACTGTTCCTTTGATATGGAAGCTGAGCTCACACCACTGGAATCAGCTATCAATGTGCTGGAGATGATTAAAACAGAATTTACACTGACAGAGGCTGTGATCGAATCCAGTAGAAAACTGGTCAAGGAGGCT gCAGTCATTATTTGtatcaaaaacaaagaatttgaaaaggcttcaaaaattttgaaaaaacataTGTCCAAGGACCCTACAACTCAG AAGCTGAGAAATGACCTCCTAAACATTATCCGTGAAAAGAACCTGGCCCACCCTGTGATCCAGAACTTCTCCTATGAGACCTTCCAGCAGAAGATGCTGCGCTTCCTGGAGAGTCACCTGGATGACGCAGAGCCCTACCTCCTCACG atGGCCAGAAAGGCTTTGAAATCTGAGTCCTCCGCCTCAGCCACAGTGAAAGAACCACAACCTCAGCCAGCACCAGAGCCTGTGGAAAAGCCACTCAGAGAACCTGCCAG GCAGCTACAGAGCACACCAACCACCATTGGGATTAGGACTCTGAAAGCAGCTTTCAAGACTCTGTCCAGTGCACAAGATTCTGAGGCAGCCTTCTCAAAACTGGACCAGAAGGATATGGTCTTTCCTAATAAAGTGTGCCCACCATCACCAGCCCTCAAAAACAAGAGAACAAGAAAAGATGATAATGAAAGTTCTGCCCCCACTGAGGGTGAGGGTGGCTCTGAACTGCAGCCCAAGACCAAGCGCATGACAATAAGCAGACTGGTTTTGGAGGAGGACAGCCAGAGTACTGAGCCGAGCTCAGGCCTCGACTCTTCCCAGGAGGTCACACCGGCATCACCATCCAAGCCCACTGTCCTCAACCAACCCCTCCCTGGGGAGAAGAATCCCAA AGTAACTAAAGGCAAGTGGAACAGCTCTAATGGGGTTGAAGAAAAAGAGACTTGGGTGGAAGAGGACGAACTGTTTCAAGTTCAGG CACCAGATGAAGAGAGTGCAACCAATACAACAAAAAAgcag AAGTGGACTGTAGAGGAAAGCGAGTGGGTCAAGGCTGGAGTGCAgaagtatggagaaggaaactgggctgccatttctaaAAACTACCCATTTGTTAACCGAACAGCTGTGATGATTAAGGATCGCTGGCGGACCATGAAAAGACTTGGCATGAACTGA
- the TERF2 gene encoding telomeric repeat-binding factor 2 isoform X1, translating to MAAGAGTAGSASGPGVVRDPAASQSRKRPGREGARRSDAMAGGGGSSDSSGRAAGRRASRSGGRARRGRHAPGLGGAAERGAGEVRLEEAVNRWVLKFYFHEALRAFRGSRYGDFRQIRDIMQALLVRPLGKEHTVSRLLRVMQCLSRIEEGENLDCSFDMEAELTPLESAINVLEMIKTEFTLTEAVIESSRKLVKEAAVIICIKNKEFEKASKILKKHMSKDPTTQKLRNDLLNIIREKNLAHPVIQNFSYETFQQKMLRFLESHLDDAEPYLLTMARKALKSESSASATVKEPQPQPAPEPVEKPLREPARQLQSTPTTIGIRTLKAAFKTLSSAQDSEAAFSKLDQKDMVFPNKVCPPSPALKNKRTRKDDNESSAPTEGEGGSELQPKTKRMTISRLVLEEDSQSTEPSSGLDSSQEVTPASPSKPTVLNQPLPGEKNPKVTKGKWNSSNGVEEKETWVEEDELFQVQAAPDEESATNTTKKQKWTVEESEWVKAGVQKYGEGNWAAISKNYPFVNRTAVMIKDRWRTMKRLGMN from the exons ATGGCCGCGGGAGCCGGGACGGCGGGCTCTGCTTCCGGCCCGGGCGTCGTGCGTGACCCAGCGGCGTCACAGTCGAGGAAGCGTCCCGGCAGGGAGGGCGCGCGGCGATCAGACGCGATGGCGGGAGGAGGCGGGAGCAGCGACAGCAGCGGGAGGGCGGCAGGCAGGCGGGCGTCCCGTAGCGGCGGGCGGGCTCGGCGGGGGCGCCACGCGCCGGGGCTTGGGGGAGCCGCGGAGCGCGGCGCGGGGGAGGTGCGGCTGGAGGAGGCGGTCAACCGCTGGGTGCTCAAGTTCTACTTCCACGAGGCGCTGCGGGCCTTTCGGGGTAGCCGGTACGGGGACTTCAGGCAGATCCGGGACATCATGCAGG CTTTGCTTGTCAGGCCCTTGGGGAAGGAGCATACCGTGTCTCGGCTGCTGCGGGTTATGCAGTGTCTGTCGCGCATTGAAGAAGGGGAAAATTTAG ACTGTTCCTTTGATATGGAAGCTGAGCTCACACCACTGGAATCAGCTATCAATGTGCTGGAGATGATTAAAACAGAATTTACACTGACAGAGGCTGTGATCGAATCCAGTAGAAAACTGGTCAAGGAGGCT gCAGTCATTATTTGtatcaaaaacaaagaatttgaaaaggcttcaaaaattttgaaaaaacataTGTCCAAGGACCCTACAACTCAG AAGCTGAGAAATGACCTCCTAAACATTATCCGTGAAAAGAACCTGGCCCACCCTGTGATCCAGAACTTCTCCTATGAGACCTTCCAGCAGAAGATGCTGCGCTTCCTGGAGAGTCACCTGGATGACGCAGAGCCCTACCTCCTCACG atGGCCAGAAAGGCTTTGAAATCTGAGTCCTCCGCCTCAGCCACAGTGAAAGAACCACAACCTCAGCCAGCACCAGAGCCTGTGGAAAAGCCACTCAGAGAACCTGCCAG GCAGCTACAGAGCACACCAACCACCATTGGGATTAGGACTCTGAAAGCAGCTTTCAAGACTCTGTCCAGTGCACAAGATTCTGAGGCAGCCTTCTCAAAACTGGACCAGAAGGATATGGTCTTTCCTAATAAAGTGTGCCCACCATCACCAGCCCTCAAAAACAAGAGAACAAGAAAAGATGATAATGAAAGTTCTGCCCCCACTGAGGGTGAGGGTGGCTCTGAACTGCAGCCCAAGACCAAGCGCATGACAATAAGCAGACTGGTTTTGGAGGAGGACAGCCAGAGTACTGAGCCGAGCTCAGGCCTCGACTCTTCCCAGGAGGTCACACCGGCATCACCATCCAAGCCCACTGTCCTCAACCAACCCCTCCCTGGGGAGAAGAATCCCAA AGTAACTAAAGGCAAGTGGAACAGCTCTAATGGGGTTGAAGAAAAAGAGACTTGGGTGGAAGAGGACGAACTGTTTCAAGTTCAGG CAGCACCAGATGAAGAGAGTGCAACCAATACAACAAAAAAgcag AAGTGGACTGTAGAGGAAAGCGAGTGGGTCAAGGCTGGAGTGCAgaagtatggagaaggaaactgggctgccatttctaaAAACTACCCATTTGTTAACCGAACAGCTGTGATGATTAAGGATCGCTGGCGGACCATGAAAAGACTTGGCATGAACTGA